In Leuconostoc kimchii IMSNU 11154, one genomic interval encodes:
- a CDS encoding glycosyltransferase, whose amino-acid sequence MHFFINKGMGHGNSGVEHAQFYRATQFRDKKLPFKMVFTDHLPRLHQHMKEWHIAEHEVIGLYDYLLSDDPDKYLRNGNMIMHNYEEEILWDTTNTQRMIKRQTTGNYIEIIQRRKYYDKEKRVYQVEDDRVFLENKKHRVSWHYRNERSRGDQMTNIRVDNFRGKNYLFTTFEELLDFFFSDIQHRFKNNVYLIDRGTDSEEAIIRIKQYDSTLKILAVVHADHFVTWYQEHPLWNNYYQYMFDHLTDIDLIIVATKLQRQAMLSQLEAIGVSGLSRKIVAIPVGGVSDISEPNKWLGGSMKFVTASRLHAEKNIDHIIQAISQLRQAGLDATLAIYGAGAEESNLVTLINTLNLSSFVVLKGLSQHMKTDMKAYDVFVSASYSEGFGLTYIDAISNALPIATYDNLYGARELVYDGVNGYLAKFSRKAADEQVNISRLAVAMRLTFESYDQLSKGAHDVAMQFQNDMIADQWQKVMVDL is encoded by the coding sequence ATGCATTTTTTTATCAATAAAGGCATGGGCCATGGTAATAGTGGCGTCGAGCATGCACAGTTTTATCGTGCAACCCAGTTTCGCGATAAAAAATTACCCTTTAAAATGGTTTTTACAGACCACTTGCCACGGCTACATCAACATATGAAGGAATGGCATATTGCGGAGCATGAGGTCATTGGCTTGTATGATTATCTATTGAGCGATGACCCAGATAAGTATTTACGCAACGGCAACATGATCATGCATAACTATGAGGAAGAGATACTTTGGGATACTACCAATACGCAACGGATGATTAAACGGCAGACGACCGGTAATTATATAGAAATCATTCAACGGCGAAAGTACTATGATAAAGAAAAACGAGTATATCAAGTTGAAGATGATCGTGTATTTTTAGAAAACAAGAAGCATCGGGTTTCTTGGCATTATAGAAACGAGCGATCACGTGGTGATCAAATGACTAATATTCGTGTGGATAACTTTCGTGGGAAGAACTATTTGTTCACAACTTTCGAAGAATTGTTAGATTTCTTTTTTTCAGATATTCAGCACCGATTTAAAAATAATGTTTATCTGATTGATCGTGGTACTGACAGCGAAGAAGCAATTATTCGAATCAAGCAGTATGATTCTACTTTAAAAATACTGGCGGTTGTTCATGCTGACCATTTTGTAACGTGGTATCAAGAACATCCATTATGGAATAACTATTATCAATACATGTTTGACCATTTGACAGACATTGATTTGATTATTGTGGCCACAAAATTACAGCGACAAGCAATGTTGTCACAGTTAGAAGCTATTGGTGTTAGCGGGCTATCGCGTAAAATTGTTGCTATTCCAGTTGGCGGTGTTTCAGACATTTCAGAACCGAACAAATGGCTAGGTGGTTCTATGAAGTTTGTGACAGCATCACGCTTACATGCAGAAAAAAACATTGACCATATTATTCAAGCGATTAGTCAATTGCGCCAGGCTGGTTTAGACGCAACCTTAGCTATATATGGCGCTGGTGCTGAAGAAAGTAACCTAGTCACACTGATTAATACATTAAATTTATCGTCGTTTGTGGTGTTAAAAGGATTAAGTCAACACATGAAAACGGATATGAAGGCATATGATGTTTTTGTATCAGCTTCCTATTCAGAGGGGTTTGGGTTAACTTACATTGACGCAATCAGCAATGCGTTGCCTATTGCGACTTATGATAATTTATATGGTGCACGAGAGTTAGTTTATGATGGGGTTAACGGTTATTTAGCAAAATTTAGTCGTAAAGCGGCTGATGAGCAGGTCAATATTAGCCGACTTGCGGTTGCGATGCGTCTTACTTTTGAATCTTATGACCAGCTATCAAAAGGGGCACATGATGTTGCCATGCAATTTCAAAATGACATGATCGCTGATCAATGGCAAAAAGTAATGGTGGATTTATGA
- a CDS encoding glycosyl transferase, giving the protein MAKSNGGFMTTIEIINSLAYTNFPGIAWQIEQVRLGKSYALWLATPHEDATYLVRKLGLDPTRVYDMYAQRYLENTDDKGGLWWTDLPVPDGAQFRINGDGTKDIISRGHVRAHVRWFNDSKRLIQAVVWQDPDGKIDYKDIYRRDGKLFAKQYFSEGELLESDFYFGQSMVQVSDFYFENHRNFVYAYDQKYQEAESYIASIASKWPRYTFNTTQLGREIAFSPQNTVLTLVDDVLDGQGRVRHDVAAILNDPTHKIQQVRTSQRNFDILKSQGITTHKVRIVIF; this is encoded by the coding sequence ATGGCAAAAAGTAATGGTGGATTTATGACAACAATTGAAATTATCAATTCATTAGCTTACACTAATTTTCCAGGCATTGCTTGGCAAATTGAACAGGTGAGGTTAGGGAAAAGTTATGCCTTGTGGCTAGCTACCCCGCATGAAGATGCGACGTATTTAGTCCGTAAATTAGGTCTAGATCCGACGCGCGTGTATGATATGTATGCCCAACGTTATCTTGAAAATACGGACGATAAAGGTGGCCTTTGGTGGACTGATTTACCAGTACCTGATGGCGCGCAGTTTAGAATTAATGGGGATGGCACCAAAGATATTATCAGCCGTGGACATGTGAGAGCGCATGTTCGTTGGTTCAATGATTCTAAGAGGCTTATTCAGGCGGTTGTCTGGCAAGATCCGGACGGTAAAATTGATTACAAAGATATTTATCGACGAGATGGAAAGTTATTTGCGAAGCAGTATTTTAGTGAAGGTGAATTATTAGAGTCAGATTTTTACTTCGGTCAAAGTATGGTTCAGGTAAGCGATTTTTACTTTGAAAATCATCGTAATTTTGTATATGCATATGATCAAAAGTATCAAGAAGCCGAGTCATACATTGCTAGTATTGCCAGCAAATGGCCAAGATACACGTTTAATACGACACAGTTAGGACGTGAAATTGCCTTTTCGCCACAAAATACAGTCCTGACATTAGTTGATGATGTTTTGGACGGGCAAGGTCGCGTACGGCATGACGTTGCTGCTATTTTAAATGACCCAACCCATAAAATTCAACAAGTACGCACCTCACAACGTAATTTTGATATTTTAAAATCACAGGGTATTACAACACATAAAGTACGCATTGTCATATTTTGA
- a CDS encoding phosphoglycerate kinase, which yields MAKLTVSDLELSGKKVLMRVDFNVPIKAGVIGNDNRIVAALPTIKYVLENNGRAILFSHLGRIKSEDDKQELSLAPVAARLGELLGQDVKFVPQTRGAKLESAIAALQDGEVLMVENTRFEDVVDGQEVKNESKNNPELGKYWASLGDDLFINDAFGTAHRAHASNVGISANVSQAAAGFLMEKEIKFLGDAVANPVRPFVAIIGGAKVSDKIEIVKSLLGKADKVIVGGGMAYTFDAAKGEKIGNSLFEADKVELAKELMAEAGDKLVLPVDSIAADAFSNDAKTEIVDAEVGIPDGYMGLDIGPKSVKLLQDTLSDAKTVAWNGPMGVFEMPNFAKGTLAIGEELVTVTENGGTTIVGGGDSTAAVQQLGVADKLSHISTGGGASLEYLEGKELPGIAAISEK from the coding sequence ATGGCTAAATTGACTGTTTCAGATTTGGAACTTTCAGGTAAGAAAGTATTGATGCGCGTTGATTTCAACGTGCCTATCAAAGCAGGTGTTATCGGTAACGATAACCGTATTGTGGCAGCATTGCCAACAATTAAATATGTTCTGGAAAACAACGGGCGTGCAATTTTGTTCTCACACTTAGGACGCATCAAGTCTGAGGATGATAAGCAAGAATTATCGTTAGCACCAGTTGCAGCACGTTTAGGAGAATTGCTTGGTCAAGATGTTAAGTTTGTACCACAAACACGTGGCGCAAAACTTGAATCTGCTATTGCTGCTTTGCAAGATGGTGAAGTATTAATGGTTGAAAACACACGTTTTGAAGACGTTGTTGATGGTCAAGAAGTTAAGAACGAATCGAAGAATAATCCAGAGTTGGGTAAGTACTGGGCATCATTGGGTGATGATTTGTTCATTAATGATGCGTTTGGGACCGCACATCGTGCCCATGCTTCAAACGTTGGCATTTCAGCTAATGTCTCACAAGCAGCGGCTGGTTTCTTGATGGAGAAAGAAATCAAGTTTTTGGGTGATGCTGTGGCTAACCCAGTTCGTCCGTTCGTTGCTATTATTGGTGGTGCAAAGGTTTCTGATAAGATTGAAATTGTGAAGTCATTACTAGGCAAGGCTGACAAAGTTATTGTTGGTGGTGGTATGGCTTACACATTTGATGCTGCTAAGGGCGAAAAAATTGGTAATTCATTGTTTGAAGCTGACAAAGTTGAGTTGGCTAAAGAATTAATGGCTGAGGCCGGCGATAAGCTAGTTTTGCCGGTTGATTCAATTGCAGCAGATGCGTTCTCAAATGATGCTAAGACCGAAATTGTTGATGCCGAAGTAGGCATTCCTGATGGGTACATGGGTCTAGATATTGGACCTAAGTCAGTTAAATTGTTGCAAGATACTTTGTCAGATGCCAAGACAGTCGCTTGGAATGGACCAATGGGTGTGTTTGAAATGCCTAACTTTGCTAAAGGTACATTGGCAATTGGCGAAGAATTGGTAACGGTAACGGAAAATGGTGGAACCACTATTGTTGGTGGCGGTGATTCGACTGCTGCTGTACAACAATTAGGTGTTGCTGACAAGTTGTCACACATTTCAACTGGTGGTGGTGCTTCACTAGAATACCTCGAAGGTAAAGAATTACCAGGCATTGCTGCTATTTCTGAAAAATAA
- the cysS gene encoding cysteine--tRNA ligase, with amino-acid sequence MIHVYNTLTREKEIFKPITPGKINMYVCGPTIYNYIHIGNARSAIAFDVVRRYFEYRGYDVNYVSNFTDVDDKIIKRAREQGVDEMTIANRYADAFHQDTLPLNIKPATVRSRATDVIPDIILFVGDLIKKGYAYESEGDVYFRAKRFKGYGILAHQDLAEMEANAAGRLDDIELTRKEDPIDFAVWKASHSKDEISWQSPWGKGRPGWHIECSVMAQKYLADTIDIHGGGIDLAFPHHTNEIAQSEARTGKTFVNYWMHNGFVNVNDEKMSKSLGNFTTVHDMLANYDDPMAIRYLLSTTQYRRSINYSDDTLEQARVALDRIRTAYRNLSFRMETAVNGRDQAVDRVIEERISDFEAAMDDDFNTPNALASIFELVTIANTLAESQQIYLETTQHLLHTIAKLMSVFGIENLSVASNLTKEQDELLKLRHLARETRDFEASDRLRQNLHQLGIVVEDTPQGQRWHRD; translated from the coding sequence ATGATTCATGTTTATAATACGTTGACACGTGAAAAAGAAATATTTAAGCCTATTACACCAGGTAAAATCAACATGTATGTCTGTGGCCCTACGATTTATAATTATATTCATATTGGAAATGCGCGATCTGCAATTGCATTTGATGTTGTTCGTCGCTATTTTGAGTACCGTGGTTATGATGTTAACTACGTCTCAAATTTTACGGATGTTGACGATAAAATTATCAAACGTGCACGTGAACAAGGTGTTGATGAAATGACGATAGCCAATCGATATGCTGATGCTTTCCATCAGGATACGTTGCCGTTAAATATAAAGCCAGCAACTGTGCGTTCACGTGCAACGGATGTTATTCCTGATATTATTTTATTTGTGGGCGACCTTATTAAAAAAGGCTATGCTTATGAATCCGAAGGCGACGTTTATTTTCGTGCCAAACGTTTTAAGGGTTATGGCATATTAGCACACCAAGATTTAGCTGAAATGGAGGCTAACGCTGCTGGACGTTTAGATGATATTGAATTGACGCGAAAAGAAGATCCAATCGATTTTGCTGTATGGAAAGCTAGCCATTCAAAGGATGAAATTTCATGGCAGTCACCATGGGGTAAAGGGCGCCCAGGATGGCATATTGAATGCTCGGTTATGGCGCAAAAATATTTGGCTGATACGATTGATATTCATGGTGGTGGTATTGATTTGGCTTTTCCTCATCATACCAATGAAATTGCGCAATCAGAAGCTCGAACGGGGAAAACATTCGTTAATTACTGGATGCATAATGGTTTTGTTAATGTTAACGATGAAAAAATGTCTAAATCACTGGGTAATTTCACAACGGTACATGATATGTTAGCAAACTATGATGATCCAATGGCTATTCGTTATCTACTATCGACTACGCAATATCGTAGATCAATTAATTATTCGGATGACACATTAGAACAGGCAAGGGTTGCACTCGATCGTATTCGAACAGCGTATCGCAATTTATCTTTTCGTATGGAAACAGCCGTTAATGGTCGAGATCAAGCGGTTGATCGTGTGATTGAAGAGCGAATCAGTGATTTTGAGGCAGCAATGGATGATGATTTTAATACACCTAATGCATTAGCATCGATATTCGAACTAGTAACAATTGCAAATACTTTGGCCGAGAGCCAACAAATTTATCTTGAGACAACGCAACATTTATTGCACACAATAGCAAAATTAATGTCGGTATTTGGTATTGAAAATCTGTCTGTGGCGTCTAATTTAACAAAAGAACAGGATGAACTACTAAAATTACGTCATCTTGCACGTGAAACACGTGATTTTGAAGCATCGGACCGTTTAAGGCAAAATTTACATCAGTTAGGAATTGTTGTTGAAGATACACCCCAAGGGCAACGTTGGCATAGGGATTAA
- the serS gene encoding serine--tRNA ligase, with product MLDIKYLRKNTDEAMRRLQDRGVAPEKLTELLTLDEARRDTIRTVESLKADRNVASDKIAYAKRNKEDASEAIAAMQMVSSKIKLLDSKQVELDEQVQDLAAHLPNLAASEVPVGPDESANIEQRVWEPAEYKNRPHALVESPKWLKAHFDIGEALGILDFERGAKVSGARFLYYVGDGARLERAVYNFMLDQHHQEGYTEMITPIVVNDSAMFGTGQYPKFQDDAYRVEGLEQTYIPTAEVPLTNYYAGETLPGQDLPIKFTALSPSFRKEAGSAGKDTRGLIRLHQFNKVEMVKFTKPEQSYDELEKMTDNAENILRQLGLPYHVIMLSTGDMGFSAAKTYDVEVWMPQQNTYREISSVSNTEDFQARRMHITFRDDSGKLQLVHTLNGSGLAVGRTVAAILENYQNEDGTVTIPEVLRPYLGGQEKLIATSHH from the coding sequence ATGTTAGATATAAAATATTTACGTAAAAATACGGATGAAGCTATGAGGCGCTTACAAGACCGTGGTGTAGCACCTGAAAAGTTAACAGAGTTACTCACCTTGGATGAAGCACGTCGAGATACAATTCGAACTGTTGAAAGTTTGAAGGCGGATCGTAACGTTGCTTCAGATAAGATTGCGTATGCTAAACGTAATAAAGAAGATGCTAGTGAAGCCATTGCAGCTATGCAAATGGTCAGCTCGAAAATTAAATTATTGGATAGCAAGCAAGTTGAACTAGATGAACAGGTACAAGATTTGGCAGCGCACTTACCTAATTTAGCAGCATCAGAGGTACCAGTGGGCCCAGATGAGTCAGCTAACATTGAGCAACGTGTATGGGAACCGGCAGAATATAAAAATAGACCACATGCTTTAGTAGAAAGTCCTAAATGGTTGAAGGCACATTTTGATATTGGAGAAGCTTTAGGAATATTGGATTTCGAAAGAGGGGCCAAGGTTTCTGGTGCGCGATTTTTATACTATGTTGGAGATGGTGCGCGTTTAGAACGTGCAGTATATAATTTTATGTTAGATCAACATCATCAAGAAGGTTATACAGAAATGATTACACCGATTGTGGTGAATGATTCTGCTATGTTTGGTACAGGGCAATACCCTAAGTTCCAAGATGATGCATACCGTGTAGAGGGGTTAGAACAAACTTATATTCCAACAGCAGAAGTGCCTTTAACAAATTATTACGCTGGTGAAACATTACCTGGGCAAGATTTACCAATTAAGTTTACAGCATTGTCGCCTTCTTTTCGTAAGGAAGCAGGATCAGCGGGTAAAGATACACGAGGATTAATTCGGTTGCATCAATTTAACAAGGTGGAGATGGTCAAATTTACAAAACCTGAGCAGTCATATGATGAATTAGAAAAAATGACTGATAATGCCGAAAATATTTTGCGTCAATTAGGGTTACCTTACCACGTTATCATGTTGTCAACAGGAGATATGGGATTTTCAGCAGCTAAAACATATGATGTAGAAGTTTGGATGCCACAACAAAATACGTATCGCGAAATTTCATCGGTCTCAAATACTGAAGATTTTCAAGCACGACGTATGCATATTACTTTCCGAGATGATAGTGGCAAATTACAATTGGTTCATACATTGAATGGATCTGGCCTAGCTGTTGGGCGTACAGTTGCAGCCATTTTAGAAAATTATCAAAATGAAGATGGTACAGTGACCATTCCAGAAGTACTGCGTCCTTATCTAGGTGGACAAGAAAAGTTAATAGCAACATCACATCATTAA
- the secA gene encoding preprotein translocase subunit SecA gives MANPIRKLVDNSKKQLKKLNHIAEQVESYADQMSAMSDEALQAKTPQFKQIIADALADVKDKDKQNKILAKTLDDILPEAFAVAREGAKRVLGLYPFHVQIMGSAALHDGNLAEMRTGEGKTLTATMTVYLNALSGRGVHVVTVNDYLSSRDAEQMGQLYHWLGLSVGVNVGDAPAEEKRAAYDADITYSTNFNIGFDYLRDNMVRRADERVMQRGLNFALIDEADSILIDTARTPLIISGPGSGVSQLYGRADRFVKTLQFDEDYKIDEEAKTTMLTNEGIHKGEIFFNLDNLYDAGDTALTHHIDQALRANFNYINDKDYVVQNGEVKLIDQATGRISEGTRLSDGLHQAIEAKENVEIQEENKSMAQITYQNLFRMYKKLSGMTGTAKTEEEELREIYNMEVVTIPTNRPIKRVDYADLLYPSVRAKYNAVVNLIQELHANGQPILIGTGSVESSELLSKILMAQNVPHNVLNAKNNAKEAEIIANAGQRGAVTVATNMAGRGTDIKLGPGVADLGGLAVIATERHESRRIDNQLRGRAGRQGDAGFSQFFLSLEDDLMIRFGADRIRAVWERMNLDEEETVIKNRMITRSVESAQKRVEGNNYDTRKNVLQYDDVVREQRELIYHQRDVVIDESKSLEWVLMPMVERTINRVVDAQTISKKSSGWHLEQVITFANNALVHEGDITASQLQELSRDQIKSKLFDLAKINYKAKKGQLYDPEQMLEFEKVVILRAVDQHWTDHIDSLDRLRQGVGLRGYGQLNPLIEYQNEAFENFNKMIVDVEYDATRTFMKAEIRQNLKA, from the coding sequence ATGGCAAATCCAATACGTAAATTAGTTGATAATTCAAAAAAGCAACTAAAAAAATTAAATCATATTGCTGAGCAAGTAGAAAGCTATGCCGATCAAATGTCTGCAATGTCTGATGAAGCTTTGCAAGCAAAAACACCACAGTTTAAGCAAATTATTGCTGATGCATTAGCAGATGTTAAAGATAAAGACAAACAGAACAAAATATTAGCGAAGACTTTAGATGACATTTTACCTGAGGCTTTTGCTGTGGCACGTGAAGGTGCGAAAAGAGTCCTTGGATTATATCCTTTCCATGTACAAATTATGGGATCAGCAGCGTTACATGATGGTAACTTAGCTGAAATGCGTACAGGAGAGGGAAAAACATTAACGGCTACTATGACAGTTTATCTTAACGCGCTGTCAGGTCGCGGTGTGCATGTTGTCACGGTTAATGATTATTTATCATCTCGTGATGCTGAGCAGATGGGGCAATTATATCATTGGCTTGGATTGTCAGTTGGAGTCAATGTAGGTGACGCACCTGCAGAAGAAAAACGTGCGGCTTATGATGCCGACATTACGTATTCGACTAATTTTAATATTGGTTTTGATTACTTGCGTGATAATATGGTTCGTCGAGCAGATGAACGCGTGATGCAGCGTGGTTTGAACTTTGCCTTAATTGATGAAGCAGATTCTATTTTAATTGATACTGCCCGTACACCATTGATTATTTCTGGACCTGGGTCAGGGGTATCACAACTTTATGGACGTGCTGATCGTTTTGTCAAAACGTTACAGTTTGATGAAGATTACAAAATTGATGAAGAAGCTAAAACAACAATGCTAACAAATGAAGGCATTCATAAAGGTGAAATTTTCTTTAATTTAGATAATTTATATGATGCCGGCGATACAGCTTTAACACATCACATTGATCAAGCCTTACGTGCGAACTTTAACTATATTAACGATAAAGATTATGTTGTTCAAAATGGGGAAGTTAAGTTAATTGATCAAGCCACAGGTCGTATTTCCGAAGGAACACGTCTATCAGATGGACTACATCAAGCAATTGAAGCCAAAGAAAATGTTGAGATTCAAGAAGAAAACAAATCGATGGCGCAAATTACATATCAAAACTTATTCCGTATGTATAAAAAGCTCTCCGGTATGACTGGTACTGCTAAAACAGAGGAAGAAGAATTACGCGAAATTTATAATATGGAGGTTGTTACGATTCCGACCAACCGACCAATTAAACGTGTTGATTATGCTGATTTGTTATATCCATCTGTCCGTGCAAAATATAATGCCGTTGTTAATTTAATACAGGAGTTGCATGCCAATGGTCAACCAATTTTAATTGGTACTGGGTCAGTAGAGTCTTCTGAATTGCTATCAAAGATTTTAATGGCACAAAATGTTCCTCATAATGTTTTAAATGCTAAAAATAACGCAAAAGAAGCAGAAATCATTGCAAATGCAGGGCAACGTGGTGCAGTTACTGTAGCAACAAATATGGCGGGACGCGGAACCGATATTAAGCTTGGGCCAGGTGTCGCTGATTTAGGTGGCTTGGCTGTTATTGCAACTGAGCGTCACGAGTCACGACGAATAGATAACCAATTACGTGGTCGTGCAGGCCGTCAAGGTGATGCGGGCTTTTCTCAGTTCTTTTTGTCACTTGAAGACGATTTGATGATCCGTTTTGGTGCAGATCGTATTCGTGCTGTCTGGGAACGAATGAATCTTGATGAAGAAGAGACTGTTATCAAAAATCGTATGATTACACGCTCAGTAGAATCTGCTCAGAAGCGTGTTGAAGGTAATAACTATGACACACGTAAAAACGTTTTACAATATGATGATGTTGTTCGTGAACAGCGTGAATTGATTTATCATCAGCGTGATGTTGTCATTGATGAGTCAAAGTCTTTAGAGTGGGTTTTGATGCCGATGGTGGAAAGAACGATTAACCGCGTGGTAGATGCGCAAACAATCAGCAAAAAGTCCTCAGGTTGGCATCTTGAACAAGTGATTACTTTTGCCAATAACGCTTTGGTCCATGAAGGAGATATCACGGCTTCACAATTACAAGAGTTATCACGTGATCAAATTAAATCAAAGCTGTTTGACCTTGCTAAAATAAACTATAAAGCTAAAAAAGGGCAATTATATGATCCTGAACAAATGCTTGAATTTGAAAAAGTTGTGATTTTACGTGCAGTAGATCAACACTGGACAGACCATATCGATTCATTGGATCGCTTGCGTCAAGGTGTTGGATTACGTGGTTATGGGCAATTGAATCCACTCATAGAATATCAAAATGAAGCATTTGAAAACTTTAATAAGATGATTGTTGATGTCGAATACGATGCAACACGTACGTTTATGAAAGCTGAAATTCGTCAGAATTTAAAAGCGTAG